The sequence TCGACAATACAAATGCCGACAAAGCAGCATCCTTGATCAGTGGTCTTCTGGAACATCACAGCGCCGAGATTCTGTCGATCGGGGTTCGTCAGCCGGATCTTGAGGACGTTTTCGTACACGTGACCGGCAAGAAAGTGGTTGAGCACACCAGCTCCCCCGCCCTGGAGAAAGTTCCATGAACGCACTGGTGCTTCCCGCTTTTTATCTGGCACAGCGTGAATTCATCCGCTTTATACGCCAACCGCACCGCGTTGTCGGAAGCTTGGGGCAGCCGCTCCTGTTCTGGCTGTTCCTTGGAACCGGGTTCTCTCCCTCCTTCCGCCCTCCCGGTATGGAGGGAATCAGCTATGTGGAATACTTCTATCCCGGCGTACTGATGATGCTGATCCTGTTTGCCTCGATCTTCTCGATCATTACAGTCATCGAGGATCGGGAGCATGGCTTTCTTCAAGGTGTGTTGACCGCGCCGGTGCCACGGATGGCAATTGTGCTGGGTAAGGTTGGTGGCGGAACCAGCATTGCCCTTTTCCAAAGCCTTATTTTGCTTTTAGCGGTTCCGTTTCTGGATATCCCCATCACCGCTAGCGGACTGCTTCTGGTCTTTCTGGCCATGGTGTTATCTGCGCTGGGCTATGCCGCTCTCAGCTTTGCCATTGCATGGACCATGAAATCAACATCAGGTTTCCACGCCATCATGATGATCTTTCTGATGCCACTGTGGCTTCTGTCAGGAGCCCTCTTTCCGGTTACAGGTGCCCCACTGTGGCTGCAAGTCGTCATGATGGCCAATCCGGTTGCCCATGCCCTGACCGTTATGCGCATTCCGTTCTATCAAACGGCTGCTGAATGCCTGTCGAACCCGGACTACCTGACATCACTGTCTGTTGTGACAAGCTGGGTTGCTATCTGCTTGTGGCTGGGGGCCAAGCGCGTTGCCCACCGCGACAAGGGCCTAGGCAGCGTGGCGGCTGCATCTTGAAGAGAACACGTCAATATTGGATCCGACACCGTGCATTACCCTGCCAAAATTGAAGTTGCTCATCGCCCACTGATTGACAGCCTTGTGGATCAGTCACGCCCGGCTTGGAATGCTTATACCCAGCATGCTTTTGTTCAGGCTCTAGGCGATGGAACTCTGTCCCGCAAGGCTTTCCTGCACTATCTCAGGCAAGATTACATCTTTCTGGTTCACTTCTCGCGGGCGTGGTCCTTAGCTGCATTCAAGGCTGAAACCGTCGAGGATATACGCCAGTGCGCCTCAACCGTTCATGCCCTGACCACGCACGAAATGCCGTTGCATGTGCAGACGTGCGAGGCAGAGGGCATAACCCTGTCCGACTTGGAAAAGACGGATGAAGAGGTTGCCAATATCGCTTATACCCGCTTTGTCATGGATTGCGGCCTACGCGGTGATCTTCTGGATCTTCTGGTGGCATTGGCCCCATGCGTCTTCGGGTATGGTGCCATCGGAAACGAACTAGCCGCACAGAATAAAGACATGCTGTCACAACATCCCTACGCAGACTGGATAAGGACCTACGCCAGTCCTGAATATCAGGATGTATGCCACGCGGTCAGCACGCTTCTGGACCGGATTTCCTGTCGCGCATTGGGTGATCGGCCTGACACATCACCACGCTGGACAAGCTTGGTCAGAACGTTCAATACTGCTTGCGTGCTGGAAAGCAACTTCTGGCAAATGGGCCTGAACCCGCCCTGATATCAGGCAACGGGAACCGAAGACCGCGCTGGCACACCACAGAAACGGATGGGGCTCCCGGTAGGAATGCCACTGACCATCGTATCGCGCATGGCAAAAGCACCGCGTACAACCGTATGAACAGGGCGCCCCGTGGCGTGAAATCCGTCAAAGGGCGTCCACCCACAGCGACTGGCAATCCAAGAATCGCTGATCGTCCAGCGCTGCTTCAAGTCCACAATCGTCAGATCTGCATCATAGCCAAGTGCAATTCGCCCCTTCCCGGCTATTCCAAAGACTCGCGCCGGTCCGGCACTGGTCAGATCCACAAATCGCGCAAGGGACAAACGGCCACTGGCAACATGGGTCAGCATAACCGGAACCAGTGTCTGGACGCCGGTCATACCAGATGGACTGTCGGGATACGGACGTGCCTTTTCCTCTAGGGTATGGGGCGCATGATCAGACCCGATGACATCAACAACACCATCCGATACGGCCTGCCACAGGGCCTCGCGATGTGCCGCATCACGGATCGGAGGGTTCATCTGGAGACGTGTGGCAAGTCTCTCGTAATCCCCGGGGCCGGCAAATGTCAGATGCTGAGGTGTCACTTCGACGGTAGCAAAATCCCTGCACGTTGCCAGAAGCTGCATTTCTGCCGCCGTTGTCACATGCAACACATGAACAAGTCGGCGTGCCTTTCTGGCAAGTTTCAACAGACGGGTTGTTGCCAGAAGGGCGGTTTCTTCGTCACGCCACGCAGGATGCATGGCAACATCAGCACCACCATTGACGATACCCCTGCGTTCTTTCAAACGCTCCTCATCCTCGCAATGAACAGCAATCCGGCGGCAACCTTGCGACAAGACATCGGCTAGGGTGTCATCATCAGCTACCAGCAGGGAGCCTGTTGACGAGCCCATAAAAACTTTGACTCCCGCACAGCCGGGGATACGCTCCAGCTCTGCCAAGTCCTGTAAGTTGCCCGCTGTTGCACCAATATAGAAGGCATAATCACACCATGTGCGCCCCACAGCCCGGAACAGCTTGTCAGCCAAGTCTTCGGCACTGACGGTACCCGGCTGCGTATTGGGCATTTCGAAGACAGCTGTTACACCGCCAAGGACAGCGGCACGGGTGCCTGTCTCCAGATCCTCTTTATGCTCCAGTCCGGGTTCACGGAAATGAACCTGACTATCAATAACACCAGGCAAGACGGTCAGGCCACCCAAGTCAACAACACGCTCCCCCCGGGTCCCCAAGGAACCAAAAGCCGCAATCCGCCCGCCCTGGATACCGATATCAGTCAGGACAGCACCACCCGGCATCCAGACGGTCCCACCAGACAGGACAAGGTCAAAGAATTCGCTGTTATGGATCATCACAACACCCGGAGGATTGATTATTGCCCGTAAGTAGCCACAGGTATCATATACACTTAAGGTTGTCTACAAGCTACATAACCTTCCTTTACACGCCTCTAGGGGGGAGATGATAAAACATGAAAAACATCACCATCCATCGCCTGCCCCATAATATGGCGGCGATACCACAAATCCAGAAATAACAACGACCAGGCGGCAAAACGCTCCCGCCGACCCGATGCCATAAACAAGGAGCGAACAACAGCAGGATCAGTCACACGACGGGCCATCTCTCCCTTGGCAACCAAGGCCCCAAGTTCCTGCCCACGGGCCGCTATCCACTCCCCGACAGGCACCGTAAATCCCTTTTTGGGTGCAAACGGCTTGGCCTGAGGCAAGGCATTCTCCAACCAACGGCGCAAAATATACTTCCCCTGCCCTCCACGTATCTTCAAGGACCGTGGAAGGCGGGCCGCAAGCTCGGCCACGACCGGATCCAGAAAGGGCACGCGTCCTTCCATGCCATGAGCCATCAAACAACGATCAAGCTTGGTCAAGAGATCGTTGGGCAACCAATCCGCACAATCAATATACTGCGCACGCAACAGTCGGTCATGAACCGTACGGCCTGCATCTTCCTCGGATGCCTTATAGCCGGTGCGCCATGAAGGGAAACGACCGAGATTTCCGCCCAATCCCTCAAACAGTCCACGACGACGCATCGTCCGGGTGAAAGGCCATGGCCGTGAAGCCGCACGGTAACGGCCATAACCGGCGAACAACTCATCCCCTCCCTCACCGGACAGAACAACCGTTACATAGGGACGTGCTGCCCGCGCCAGGAGCCAGACAGGGATAATGGCATAGTCGGTTGCCGGATCGTCCATACAAGCGACAATCCGGGGCAAACAGTCCCAGAAATCCCGATCGGTTACCGCCAGCTCGATATGCTCTGCCCCGACAGTTTGGGCAAGAGAACGCGCATGATCCCGTTCATCGTGCACACCCGTTTCCGGAAAACCCGCCGTGAAGGCCAGAACCGGGCGCTCGTTCAGACGGGCCATCAGGGCTAGGAGAACCGCGCTGTCAACGCCCCCGGACAGGAACATGCCATAAGGCACATCAGACCGTTGGTGTACGGTAACACTGTCTATCAAAGACTGATCCAAAGCCCGAAGAGCTTCTTCTTCCGTTTCAAGGGGGGGCTGGCTGCTGCGTAATGGCAAGGGCTGACGGCAGCTGTCAACAATACGCCCCTTGCGGATCATAATCATCTCGCCGGGAAGCAAACGACGAATACCGTCCAACACCGTCCGACGTCCCGTTGTGAACTGTAGATTTAGTAACTCACCCGCAGCATCTGCACAAAGAGAAGGAGCCACAAACCCACCCGCAACCAGCGCCTGGGCCTCGGACGCAAAGGCGACACCATCAGCATGCTCAACCACATATAACGGCTTGATCCCGAATGGATCCCGCCCAAGCAGCAGCATATCTTCCGCAGAATCATACAAGGCAAAAGCAATCATGCCCCGCAAAGAGGCCGGAAATGAAAGGCCTTGGCGATCATACAAAGCGAGAAGACTCTCGCAGTCCGAACCCGTACGGAAAGGAGCGGCGGGCATATCCTTGCGGACAGATGGATCATTGTAAATCTCGCCATTGGCGACCAGAACGCGGCCTCTAGGCCAGAAAAGTGGCTGATCACCACCAGCAGGATCAATAATAGCCAAGCGAGTGTGTACCAACCCGACAGGGCCATCAACATGTACATGAACACCATCGGGGCCACGGTGAGCCAAGGCATCGGCCATAGCCATCAACCCAGCCTCCGGCACCGCCCCATGAGCGGCAAAAAAACCCGCTATGCCACACATCAGGCCGACACCCGGGCAAAAAAGCTCCTGTACTTGCCGACAACAATGCTTTCAGTGAATTCTTCCGTAAAGCTTTTGCGCCCCTCTTCAGCAAGGCGCGCCAGAAGATCACGATCCCGCAAAGCCTGACGAATGGCGTCCGCCATCGCATCAATATCATCAACCGGGGTTAAAAGCCCATTCACGCCATGCTTGATCAGTGCTGCCGGTCCCTGACTTGCAGCAGCAAGAACAGGCCGCCCTTGCGCCCAGGCCTCCAGCACAACATTCCCCAAGGGCTCGTGGCGCGAAGGGCATACAAACAGGTCGCACGAAGCATGAAAAGCCGGGGCATCATCGCGCCACCCCAAGAAACGAACACGCGGGCGTACACCGACCTCATAGGCCAGTGCTTCCAAACGTTCCCGCTCCGGCCCATCACCGGCAATCCACAGGTACACGTCTGACAAACGCGCAAACGCACGGATCAGGGTATCAAACCCCTTGTTTTCGTGCAGCCGCCCCAGTGCAAACACAATAGGCACACGGTCAGGGGTATAAAAAGCAGCGCGATTGACCGGCGGCACCGTACGTTCATCAACGAAATTAGGCAGATAGTGGGCTCGCTCTACCGGCCAACCATGACTTGTCACATAGTCAACAAGATCACGGGTATTGCATACCAGATGGTCACACGACTGATAATACTTCAGATCGTAGTAGCCACCCAAGCGGCCAACATGCACGAACGGAACAGAGATCTGCGTTCGGGACGGACAAAAAGACGTCGCCCGGTTCATCCAGGTCAGAACAACAGCAGGCTGGAATCTCTCAATTTCCCGACGGAAAGCGCGGCGTGTAGAAAAATCAAACCGCCCGCCGAAACCAAGAGCCACCGGATCAAGTCCCCCCTCACGCAGGCGGGCCATTCTGTTACTGTCCGGACGCAAGAGTATGTGCTGCTGGACACCGGCACGATGAAGAGCCAGAACAAGCCGCTCGAAAAACAGCTCCGCTCCACCATTCGGGGCACCAGCCATAGCCTGCAGGATCCGAAGATTTACCATCTGTGGCACGCAACTCCTGTCATCATACGGACGGCTCCGCCTCCTACAAGAGACGTTTAAACCTCTTCCGTTTCCTCCATGGCCTTTATGTACGAAAGCAGCGGATACAGCGCCGTACACAAGGCCACAACCAACCCCATACGCCCCTCACGATACCCCTTGCGGAACAGATAAACCCGTAAAAAACGCGATAGTGCCGAGCGAATAGCCCCGGCCAGAGACCCTGCTTGGCCGGACTCCCGCAAGTCAGCAGCACGCGCTGAAGTATACCGGTCAAGACGGTGCAGCATATCGGAAATATTGCGATCGACATAGTGCACAAGCGGAATGGTCAGGGCTGGACCGCGTGCACCAGACCACTGAAGAGCCGGGTGAACCCTCTGCCGACCCCATATTTTCACGCCACGCCGGAAGAGTGCCGGACACCCTGCCTTCCCAAAACTGGATCCCCATCCATGACGAACCAAGCGTGTACCAATGTAATTGTCGACGGGAATAACGTGCCAGTCGAAAAGGGAGGATGCAATAACGGCACGAACCTCCGCAGCCAAGGCAGGCGATACGTGCTCGTCTGCATCCACTTCCAGAATCCAGTCTCCACGGCATGCTTCTATGCCCGCATTCCGACGATCACCCTCAACCGGCCAGGCGCCTTCTATCATCCTAGCCCCGGCAGAACGGGCAATGTCAGGCGAACGATCGGTACACCGATCAAGAACAACCACAATCTCGTCAGCAAACGTCAGACGCTCCAGACACGCCGGCAAACGCGCTTCCTCATTATGGACAACAACCAAGACTGAAAGCCGGGGCAATTCCTTCATGACCGGGTACGCCTCCACAGACGACAAGCGGCATCAAAAACACTCTCGACAGTAAGGCCATCCATCAAAGTCCCCGCCTTGCGATGGTCAAACCCGGGAGGATAGATGGTCTGAAGGGTTTCTGGCGTACGAACAAACGCCGCCTTGGGCCCCCATGGACCATACAGGCACTCATCACTCGGGCCAAAGAGACCAAGTGTCGGGATGCCGACAGCAGCAGCCATGTGCATCAGCGCACTGTCATTGCCAACATAGAAAGAACAGCGCCGGAGGCAGGCCGCCGCAACAGGAAGAGACAAACGGCCAACAAGATCAAGACAACGATCCGATGGAAGGGTACGGACAACCTGCTCTGCCTGGTGACGTTCATCCGGTGCACCAAAAAGAGCAACACGCCCCCCAGGTAGGATACCATCCGGTGCGGTCAGGCGCGCAACAAGGTCCGCGAAACGCTCGGCACGCCAGATCTTGGCAGGCCAGTTTGCAGCCGGCCCGATGGCCAGAACCGGTGAACCATCAGGAATGAACTGACATGCTTCCTGCTCATCATCACCTGTAGTCCACAAAACAGGCGCAGGAGGATCATCCACCAAACCAACCAAGGCACCGGCAGCCCGAACCCGATGGAGCGCTGCGGTATCACGACCGGGAACCAGTCGCCGCCCAGCAACGGGAAGGCACCATGCCAAGGCTGAACGACGCAGATCAACCACGACATCCCAGCGGGTTGTGGCAACCTGTCGCCATAAATCCAGCCAATGCCCACCCCAACGGCGTTTATCCATGATGATCAGGTGTTCCAGCTCAGGCAATCCCGAGAACAGAGGGGCCGCCAAAGGACCACAGGCAACAGTGACACGAACCCCCGGCATAACCCCAACCAAATGAGCGAGAAGACCAGAAGACAGAACCGCATCCCCGATCCGGGTCGAGGTGACAAACAACAGACGGCTCATACACAAACCTCGGCGGCAAGAGTCTCAAGAAAAACAGCCGCATCATTCCATGATCGATGGCGGAACGACGCCCCTGCTGCGGCAGACAAACCAGAAAACACACCATCATCCTGCAAAATCTGCACAGCCACACCAGCCAGTGCCGCATCATCGGGGACACAATACCCGGATACACCATTCTCTATACAGTCAACAGCTCCCCCAGCCGGTCCAACAACAGCTGGAACGCCACAGGCTTGACTTTCGGCCAGCGTCCAGCAGCACATATCATCATCACACGTAGGGTAAAGATGTAGCCGAGCACGGGACCAGAGAGTGGCCAGATCAAGGTCGCCGGGCGGAAGACAGACTTCAACACCCTTGATGGCCAAAGCCTCAACGCGCTCAAACAGGGGCCTCAGAACCACAGGCACATAATCCGGACCAGATCCAAGGAGACGCGACACGACCAACAACCTTGCCTCGGGAACATGGGGCCTGATCTGGTCACACCAAATATCCAAAAGGCGGTCCAGCCCACGCTGCGGATGCGTGGTAACAACCGCGACAGGATCAACAGAAGTAGACGCTCTCACGCTCCGCCCCAGAAAGGGGGAACGAACCCCAACCGGCATAATCCAAGCAGGACCGTCTCCACTCCAGCGGCGATGCTGCGCAGCACCACAAAACAGAACGCCCGCCCTTGTAGCTAGGATACGCGCCTGTACAACCGGATGCGCCATATATTCGGGTGATGCCGTAACCCAGAGCAACTGCCGTCGCGCCGATACCTGACCCAGCAAAGCTGGATCCCGAAAGGCAACAGAAACATCTGCTACAAGGTCTGTCGCCTCGCCTACAGGAACGTAGGCTATCCCGTTGCATTCAACGCGCTGGGATACACGACAAGCAACAGAAACCCCGTGCCCACGGGCAGACAAGGCATCAGCCAGCCCGTGCAAAGCCTTCTCCGCACCACCCAAAGCATGATGATCGGGGGAGAAAACACTGTAATCAGCAGTGCCATCAAGAAAGCAAAAGCGCATGTCCAAGAAAACAGCCGGGCGACCAACGAATGCTTTCGCTTATAAGAGGTTGCGCACCAGATTACCAGCCCCGGTCAACTGACCGACCGAAAAACGCGGCTGACAGGACTTTTCTCTTGCTTGACTCCATAAGCCCGCCCACATAATCGGGACGTAATCACAAAACTGACAGACCTGAGTCCACGAATGTCACCAGAAACTGCTCTGTTTCACGAGCTTGCTCACCGAGGCGCCCTGATCTTGTCCGGCGATGACCATCGCACCTTCCTGCAAGGGCTGGTTTCTGCCGACGTTCGTACGATTACAGAAAACCATAGCGCGTGGACAGCCTTGCTGACCCCACAGGGAAAATTCCTGCACGAATTCTTCATTTACCAGCATGGCAACACCCTGCTGCTGGAGGGAGAACGGGAGCGACTGGAGGACCTACGGACACGCCTCCTGCGCTATCGGCTTCGCGCCAAGGTCACCCTGGAATCTGTACCGGAGCTGGCCGTTTTTGGTACCCTGCCACCATTTCAGGGACCACTGAGGAACCTGAGCCATGCAGGCGATACCATTGCATTCGGGGATGGCATTGCCTGCATGGACCCGCGCTTGCCGGCTGGCGGTATACGCATCGTTGCATCGCGCCAGGCCATTCCAGAGACAGGGCTGACCACAGCTGACATGGCCGAAGCTGCATGGGAACAAAACCGCATACGCAACGGCCTGCCTGATGGTAGCCGGGACATAGAACCCGAGAAAGGCTTCCTGCTGGAATACGGCTTCGATGAACTGGGCGGTGTTGATTTTCGCAAGGGCTGTTACGTTGGCCAGGAAACAACTGCCCGCATGAAGTGGAAGCACCTGACCAAAAAACGCCTTGTTCCGCTGCGCGGGGAAGACACAACCATGCCACAAAGCAACAGCCCAATCACCCTGTCTGACGGTCAACCTGCTGGCATTATACGCAGCAGCACGCTTGATGAAACCGGAACAGGCTTTCTTGCCATGGGCGTTGTACGCCTAGATGCCATCCTAGAGACTGATTTACGCTGCGACAGCACACGCCTGAAACCCTGCCCTCCCGCTTGGCTGCGCCTTCCGGACAACCGCTGAGACAAGGTTAATAGAGGCTGGTTAATCCAGTTTGCGTGACAAGGCATTGAGAAGGGAAATGACGGCCCGACTTGCTTCATGCAGTTCATCAAGGTGCACAAGTGCGTTGTCCCGCTCCCCGGAATACCACGCCTGAAGCGCTTTCCGGGCTTCAGCGTGAACAGTGGCGTGGGGACCCTCCAGGGCAGCATACTCCGGCAACGCCTTGATTCTTTGATCATCCAAGGCATCATACCAACGCCCCAGACGACAGCTATGGTGATCCGGAACGTCTGTGGGCTGCCATTCCCCGTTGCCCATCAAAACATCAACGACCCGCTTCTTGAACAGAATATGATCAACGCGGGCCATTTCGCACAACCCTTGTGCAGATCCTTCGACAAACCACTCCTTTGCACTTTTGCTGACGGCATCATTACTGGAGTGTATACTGTCTGCAACCTTTGTCACCAAGCTCACATTGTCACGCGACATTTCCGCAACAGCCGTAATACTGCGGGCAATTTCACCGGTTGCCTCTTTCTGCTGCCCCAGTATTGTATTAATCTCCTGCATTTGCCGTGCTGCCTCTGTCACCTGTGACGATACGGCGTGCATTTTCTCTTGGATGGACTCAATCGCGGAGCGCCCCATGTCAACAGCACGAGTCGAACGCGCCATCGTTTCACGAATGGTTGTCATGCCAACACGCAAGGCATCAATACGACGGGTAATATCTTCTGTGGCCCGCGCTGTCTGATTGGCAAGCGTCTTCACTTCGTTTGCCACGACAGCAAAACCCTTGCCCATCTCACCGGCACGGGCTGCCTCGATTGTTGCATTCAAGGCTAGTAGATTCGTCTGACTTGCAATGGCCTCAATCACAACCAAAATTTCACCGATCTGCTCGGAAGCCGTCGACAGGTCGCTCACACTCAAGGCTGTTTGCTCAACGGCCCCTGCAATATCCCTGATCGCATTCCGCGCTCTTTCGACATCACTGACCCCTTCCCTGACCAAGGCGTCCGCAGCAGATGCCTCACCCGAAGCGGTACCGCTGTTGCGGGCAATTTCCTCAACACTGGCCAGAAGTTCGGTCGCGGCAGAGGAAATAGCTTCACCAGAACTGCTGGTAATATGCGAATTGCGAGCCAGTGATGCCAGAACAACGGCAGCATCATTAACATCGGCAGCTGTGTCAGCCATCTGCCGCAAAATAAGAATGGAATGTGCATCTTTGGCCGCAGAGGGTATAGCCTGAACGCTGTCGCTGCCTGAGGACCCCATAAGATCAGGTATAATACGTCCGTGCAGACTGTTAATCGCGGCATCACAGCGAGACGGACGAAAGCGGAACTGACGGGCAAGGGCAGAGGCGGCCATGGACAAAAACATGGATGTTGCCAAACGATAAACCGGATCGCGCGGAAGATGCGGTTCGGGATAATCGGTCACTCCAACTGACAACAACCCATCCCAACGGGCGCGAAAGGACGACACCCCCGAAGATCCACCCACCGCATCAGAGGAAATGTGTGCTAGAACGGCATCAGAAACCGCAGGTACAACACGCACAGCATCCTGCAATCCACGTTCAGTAACCCATGCCTCTGTACCCAATGTGTCTTTATGGCTGGAAAGGCTTGTCATATCAGGTGTCCGCTTTACTGCCACACGCCAAAGGCAGGTGCAACACCCGCCCACAGAAATCACTGTGACACAGCGGAAACCAAGCAACAAACGGGATGCATACCAGCTTGACTATTCCGCCAAGACAACACAACACGGCCTCTGGTCATGAGGACCTCATCACGCCGTACTGTCTGCAAGCTCCTTATGTCCGTTCCCTATACGACGGCAGGCTGAACGTGCTGCAGCCAAACGTGCAATGGGAACGCGATACGGAGAGCACGACACATAGTCAAGACCAATGCCCTCGAAAAAGTCTATCGAGTCCGGATCGCCGCCGTGTTCCCCACACACACCGACCTTCAACCCGGGATGAGCCGCACGCCCACGAACCGTTGCAATCTTGACAAGCTCCCCCACTCCTTCGCAGTCTATCGACACGAATGGATCCTTGGCATAAACACCATGCCGGTGATAGGCATCCATGAAGTGAGCCGCATCATCACGCGAAATTCCTAGGGCGGTCTGGGTAAGATCATTTGTTCCAAAACTGAAGAATTCAGCATCATCAGCAAGATCACCCGCACACAGCGCCGCGCGTGGCAGCTCTATCATAGTACCAACCTTGTAAGGAATAGTCTTTCCGCACCGGGCAAAGACATCCTTGGCTGCTTGATCAACGATTGCTTTTGTCAGCTCCAGTTCGCGGCGGGTTGCAACAAGAGGAATCATCACTTCCACCATAGACGGTGCATCCTTGGGAGGAACCTCAATCGCAGCCTCAAAAATAGCCTGACACTGCATTGCATAAATTTCAGGGAAAGTAATCCCCAGACGACAGCCGCGATGCCCCAACATAGGATTGGACTCAGCCATCTGGGCAATGGCCTGGCGTACAGTACGCACGTCAACGCCCGCAGAGTCAGCTACCTCCTGAATATCGGCATCTGTATGGGGCAAAAACTCGTGCAGAGGTGGATCCAGCAAGCGTATCGTGACCGGAAGCCCGTGCATAATACGGAAGATCTCGATAAAATCAGCCCTCTGGTACGGACGCAGAAGATCCAGCGCCTGGCGTCGGCCATCCTCATCCCGGGCTAGGATCATCTGACGTACATGCACAATGCGTCCAGGCTCAAAGAACATATGTTCTGTACGGCAAAGACCAATCCCTTCAGCCCCGAAACTACGAGCCACGCGCGCGTCAGCAGGCGTTTCCGCATTGGCACGGACGCCCATACGGCGGATGCTGTCCGCCCACTCCATCAAAAGGGAAAAGTCTTTTCCCAGATCAGGACGAACCATGGGAACGGCCCCGTAAATAACCTGGCCGGTCGAGCCATCCAGCGTCAGAAGATCTCCCTCCCGGATTTCACGTCCCAACACGGTCATCACACGATCCGTGACATTGATCCGCACAGCTCCGGCCCCGGCAACGCAGGGACGCCCCATGCCACGGGCAACAACAGCCGCATGACTGGTCATACCCCCACGGGATGTCAGAACACCTTCGGCCACATGCATGCCGCCAATATCTTCCGGGCTGGTTTCAACACGCGCTAGAATAACTTTCTCCCCCCGGCGAACCCATGCTTCTGCATCGGCTGCGGTAAAAACCAGCTTACCCGAAGCAGCCCCAGGACTGGCCGGCAAGCCTGTTGTCAGAACATCACGGATAGCCCGTGGATCAAGCATCGGATGCAGAAGTTGGTCAATCTGCCCCGGATCAACCCGCATCACAGCCTCTTCACGCGTGATCAGCCCCTCACGTGCAAGATCAACCGCAATCTTCAAGGCGGCAGCAGGTGTACGTTTTCCTGTGCGGGTTTGCAGCATCCACAGCGCCCCACGCTGGACTGT comes from Haematospirillum jordaniae and encodes:
- a CDS encoding ABC transporter permease; translation: MNALVLPAFYLAQREFIRFIRQPHRVVGSLGQPLLFWLFLGTGFSPSFRPPGMEGISYVEYFYPGVLMMLILFASIFSIITVIEDREHGFLQGVLTAPVPRMAIVLGKVGGGTSIALFQSLILLLAVPFLDIPITASGLLLVFLAMVLSALGYAALSFAIAWTMKSTSGFHAIMMIFLMPLWLLSGALFPVTGAPLWLQVVMMANPVAHALTVMRIPFYQTAAECLSNPDYLTSLSVVTSWVAICLWLGAKRVAHRDKGLGSVAAAS
- the tenA gene encoding thiaminase II translates to MHYPAKIEVAHRPLIDSLVDQSRPAWNAYTQHAFVQALGDGTLSRKAFLHYLRQDYIFLVHFSRAWSLAAFKAETVEDIRQCASTVHALTTHEMPLHVQTCEAEGITLSDLEKTDEEVANIAYTRFVMDCGLRGDLLDLLVALAPCVFGYGAIGNELAAQNKDMLSQHPYADWIRTYASPEYQDVCHAVSTLLDRISCRALGDRPDTSPRWTSLVRTFNTACVLESNFWQMGLNPP
- a CDS encoding dihydroorotase, with the protein product MIHNSEFFDLVLSGGTVWMPGGAVLTDIGIQGGRIAAFGSLGTRGERVVDLGGLTVLPGVIDSQVHFREPGLEHKEDLETGTRAAVLGGVTAVFEMPNTQPGTVSAEDLADKLFRAVGRTWCDYAFYIGATAGNLQDLAELERIPGCAGVKVFMGSSTGSLLVADDDTLADVLSQGCRRIAVHCEDEERLKERRGIVNGGADVAMHPAWRDEETALLATTRLLKLARKARRLVHVLHVTTAAEMQLLATCRDFATVEVTPQHLTFAGPGDYERLATRLQMNPPIRDAAHREALWQAVSDGVVDVIGSDHAPHTLEEKARPYPDSPSGMTGVQTLVPVMLTHVASGRLSLARFVDLTSAGPARVFGIAGKGRIALGYDADLTIVDLKQRWTISDSWIASRCGWTPFDGFHATGRPVHTVVRGAFAMRDTMVSGIPTGSPIRFCGVPARSSVPVA
- the asnB gene encoding asparagine synthase (glutamine-hydrolyzing), which gives rise to MCGIAGFFAAHGAVPEAGLMAMADALAHRGPDGVHVHVDGPVGLVHTRLAIIDPAGGDQPLFWPRGRVLVANGEIYNDPSVRKDMPAAPFRTGSDCESLLALYDRQGLSFPASLRGMIAFALYDSAEDMLLLGRDPFGIKPLYVVEHADGVAFASEAQALVAGGFVAPSLCADAAGELLNLQFTTGRRTVLDGIRRLLPGEMIMIRKGRIVDSCRQPLPLRSSQPPLETEEEALRALDQSLIDSVTVHQRSDVPYGMFLSGGVDSAVLLALMARLNERPVLAFTAGFPETGVHDERDHARSLAQTVGAEHIELAVTDRDFWDCLPRIVACMDDPATDYAIIPVWLLARAARPYVTVVLSGEGGDELFAGYGRYRAASRPWPFTRTMRRRGLFEGLGGNLGRFPSWRTGYKASEEDAGRTVHDRLLRAQYIDCADWLPNDLLTKLDRCLMAHGMEGRVPFLDPVVAELAARLPRSLKIRGGQGKYILRRWLENALPQAKPFAPKKGFTVPVGEWIAARGQELGALVAKGEMARRVTDPAVVRSLFMASGRRERFAAWSLLFLDLWYRRHIMGQAMDGDVFHVLSSPP
- a CDS encoding glycosyltransferase is translated as MVNLRILQAMAGAPNGGAELFFERLVLALHRAGVQQHILLRPDSNRMARLREGGLDPVALGFGGRFDFSTRRAFRREIERFQPAVVLTWMNRATSFCPSRTQISVPFVHVGRLGGYYDLKYYQSCDHLVCNTRDLVDYVTSHGWPVERAHYLPNFVDERTVPPVNRAAFYTPDRVPIVFALGRLHENKGFDTLIRAFARLSDVYLWIAGDGPERERLEALAYEVGVRPRVRFLGWRDDAPAFHASCDLFVCPSRHEPLGNVVLEAWAQGRPVLAAASQGPAALIKHGVNGLLTPVDDIDAMADAIRQALRDRDLLARLAEEGRKSFTEEFTESIVVGKYRSFFARVSA
- a CDS encoding glycosyltransferase family 2 protein; protein product: MKELPRLSVLVVVHNEEARLPACLERLTFADEIVVVLDRCTDRSPDIARSAGARMIEGAWPVEGDRRNAGIEACRGDWILEVDADEHVSPALAAEVRAVIASSLFDWHVIPVDNYIGTRLVRHGWGSSFGKAGCPALFRRGVKIWGRQRVHPALQWSGARGPALTIPLVHYVDRNISDMLHRLDRYTSARAADLRESGQAGSLAGAIRSALSRFLRVYLFRKGYREGRMGLVVALCTALYPLLSYIKAMEETEEV